Genomic DNA from Fusarium keratoplasticum isolate Fu6.1 chromosome 2, whole genome shotgun sequence:
ggacgaggagggtgatgGCTCAAGCAATTCTGGGGGCCTACTTGGCGAGGACGCCAAAAACTCGCCCGACGAGAGCGTCGAAGAGGGCATCTCTAAACTGACAGTTTAACATGAATGAAATGCAATGATACCCATTTACACATCATATTGATCGTGTCGTCTGTTTACTGATAACCTTGTCTGCTCAGCTCGAGACTCATTCACAAATTTTGACAACGACAACGGATTGAAAGAAGTCTAATTTGACATGATTAAGTTATTCCGTCTTGCTCAACGCCGCCGTCGTCTGCTCTTCTGACACGAATGTCCCCAAATCTAAAGTACAAAAGCGCATGAAATGGAGTCATGGCCCAAACTCGTCTAGAGTATCAGCTACCTCAGCCCATAAAATGTTACGCGATGCATAACTCTGTCTGTCTCAATGATTGAGCACGAAAGCCCCAAGGCTTGTCGGAAGAAATAAAAGCACAGCGAGGTTGCGATGACGTTGTCTAGAAgcaaccaccaacaacccaTCCACCAGTAGGAAATCACTtgacctccttcttcatgtccttcttggtctccttcttgatctccttcttgacagACGGGGACGAGTGGAGCGAGGCGTTGGCAATGACAGTGTCCGCGTGAATAGTGACGTTCTCATCACATTCAGACGATGTGGGTGTAGCAATTGCTTCGTCTAGGCTCGAGCTAGCGGCCGTCCTAATCAGAGTGTCAGAGAAAAGCCAGAAAAGCATGGGAATCAGGGTGCATACTCCATTGACCGGCGCTGAGATGCAGATCGCCGAGTGTCATTGCTCCCGTCAGACCCAGAGGTGTTGGTGGCAGAAGGAATTGCTCCGCTGGTCATGGTCAGCATCATGAAGGGAAAACAGATCACAGGACTTACCACCGGGCACTAGAGTTGTTGGAGCGATGGTACTGTGACTGGTACGACGAGTACATGTGAGTATTCAGGCCAACCAGAGGGGTACCATAGGCTCCGATGTTGTACTCATTGGTTCGAAATTGACGACGCTCCGCGGTCACACGCTTCAGCTCCTTCTGAGCTGGGGTGTCGGCGTAGCGAATGTTCATAAGAAGACCTTCTTCGCCAAGGGCAAGTCCGGTGAATCtctcgatgatctcgtcaCAGACCTCACGAGACTCGAATCTACAGCAACGTCAGCGATTGGGATTGTGTCGTGCCATCCAAAACTTACCGAGCAAACCCAACGCCGCGGCTGTTGCCCATGCTGTCTCGGAGAATCttgctggacaagatggtgaATCCCAAGAAAATGGTTCCAAGCTCCTGCGAGCAGTTAGTGCTGTCTTTCCCCCCAGGGTTGGGCACGCAACGTACCACTTCTGTCAGTGATTTAGGGAGATTGGAGATGTAGAGGTTGGTAGAGCtgtcgtcgccctcggccttgaggcgAGAGTTGAAGGACTCCTGGAATCACATTAAGTCGAGTTCGTTGGGGGCAAACAACCAAGCAAGGGATGACTTACACGAGCAAAACCAACTTCGTACCCAAGACGATGGAATCCGCGGATGCACATCTCGGAATCCGCAACGTTGTAGAACTTGGCGAAGCCAAAACTAGAACCAGTCAGCAACCCTCAAGAGGGGACGTCAGGAAACTTGCCCCTTGCATGCTCCAGTGCCGGTATCaatgatggccttggaggTCTCGACTGGGCCAAAGCGAGAAGCATAGTGGTACAAcagttcatcatcggtggtGGGATGAAGACCTCGAATGTAGACGTTGCGGTTGCCAGGAATAGGGTTTTGGAGGCTCTGCTCCACACCCTTCATCTGAGCGGCAGGGGTAAAGACCGCAGGCACAGCCTTGGGGAtgctgggcttcttctccagcagTTCGTCCAGAGCGCGCTCAGACATGGGCGAAAGCTTGGACTTTGAAGCTTCCGCGTGGGCAGGCATCAATCCAAGCTGCTGGGGTGAAGGGGTGGTATAAGCCGATCGATCGAGGCTTGCAACTCGTGGGCCATTCTCCTGATGGGCAACACCACCCGCATAGAATGGCGTAGCAGGGGCCGACTCTGTAGTCGAGTAAGAATTGCGACGGTTCTCCAAGCCGGGGACTTCGGACTGCGTACGATCGGCACGAGTATGAACTGCATTCGCGCGTCCAGGAGTGAAAGGCATCAGAGGAAAGTGCATCCCCATGTATGGGTTGGAAAAGGCCCCATTGGCGTAGTTTGTGTACCCATTCTCGTTGGAATGACCAAGTGGGATTGTCTGCGAGCCTTGAACTGGTGCAAGAACGAAGTGGCCATCAGAGCCAAGCATGTACGGCGGAGCCATGTGGATGGGCGCGGAATGGGTGTTGGGCATGCCCATGCCACCTAGAGACATTCCTTGGAACTGGCTCAGGAGTCCATTTGGGTCGCTGGACCCTGGAACAGCAAGATGGGAGTTGGGTCGTCTATCCTGTTGAGACGGGAGGTAGGGCGCTGCAGTCTCCATGCTGATCGCTGAACGGAAACGATAAAGACTGGATGTCTGCAAACTTGGGGGTCAGCCAACTGATGGATGCCAGGTGAACGGGTAGGGAAACAAGCAGTGACGCTCTTGAAAGCTCATGGGGAAAGAGAAGCACACTGCCTGTGTGTGCGGCAAAGGGAATGGGCTGTGAGAGGGCAGGCAAGAGGAATACGGGCAGGGAAGGCCAACATGCCTCACAAACAACAGATCAGCTGCGAAAGAGCAGAGGAAAATGGCGAATGATCAAGCGGTATTGTAAAAATCTAGTCGCAGGTCCAAGTCAGCCGATCGAGCCATCGAGTATCAAGGGACAAGACGATTGATACAGTTAAAGGGGCAAATGGCAACGGTGTAATCGGTAGCCGGAGGACTATGCCTGGCGATACCAAAAGGATGATCGACCATGGCTCTCCCTCCCATCCAGACCAGACATGATGGAATGGCGGCCAACCGTAAGCAGCCAGCGGAGGAGGAACtcaccttgacctcttcaaaGAGCGCCAATACCTGACAGGACAGCGTGGATTCGAGTATGCCGAAGAGGGCAAATTTCGGGGTACCAAGACTTTGAGATGAAGCGAGAGTAAGTAAGATAGGACAAGCTATCGAGCAAGATGGGGTACAGAAGAGATTGTCggggtgatggaggaggctgctgggAGGGATCGGTGATGGAGCTGAGGTGATGCTGTGaagtggaagaagagggagaagaagaagagaggagagggagagaagtCGGCCAAGATATGAGTGGGGGGACGAGGCCGGACGAGGCCGGACGAGGCGAGCACCTACCTAAGAGTGTGCCAAAATGTGATATTGGAAAGAGGTATCGGCGTGCAAAAGGAagtctctctctcttcagTTGATGATACAAAGGCAAGAATGATGCTGAAAAGGATCAAAAGATGATGGATCTGCCTGCTCAGCGACGAAGCGCGCTGCAGAAGAACGCGATGGGCAAAATGTAAGAAAGtatgatggaggagggagaaagaaggtGCCCTCTGCGACCGAGGAGAGTTTTGAAATACTGGAATTTTGTGGGTTGCTGGCACTGGCAGGAAAGGAGGCGGCGATGCTC
This window encodes:
- a CDS encoding RRM domain-containing protein, producing the protein METAAPYLPSQQDRRPNSHLAVPGSSDPNGLLSQFQGMSLGGMGMPNTHSAPIHMAPPYMLGSDGHFVLAPVQGSQTIPLGHSNENGYTNYANGAFSNPYMGMHFPLMPFTPGRANAVHTRADRTQSEVPGLENRRNSYSTTESAPATPFYAGGVAHQENGPRVASLDRSAYTTPSPQQLGLMPAHAEASKSKLSPMSERALDELLEKKPSIPKAVPAVFTPAAQMKGVEQSLQNPIPGNRNVYIRGLHPTTDDELLYHYASRFGPVETSKAIIDTGTGACKGFGFAKFYNVADSEMCIRGFHRLGYEVGFARESFNSRLKAEGDDSSTNLYISNLPKSLTEVELGTIFLGFTILSSKILRDSMGNSRGVGFARFESREVCDEIIERFTGLALGEEGLLMNIRYADTPAQKELKRVTAERRQFRTNEYNIGAYGTPLVGLNTHMYSSYQSQYHRSNNSSARCGAIPSATNTSGSDGSNDTRRSASQRRSMETAASSSLDEAIATPTSSECDENVTIHADTVIANASLHSSPSVKKEIKKETKKDMKKEVK